From the genome of Amylibacter sp. IMCC11727:
TTTGTTCTCCAAATACTCATCCACCCCGATGCTTAAACGAATCCCGACGGAAAGAATAAAGCGCGTTTGGATCAACCGCCACATCCACCACCGCTGGTTTTCCACAGGCCAACGCTGCGGTGATCGCATCCCCAACCTCTCCAATTTCATCAACGGAATAGCCAACCGCACCGTATAATTCCGCCGCTTTGGCAAAATCGGGCGAAGACACATCAGCCCCAATATACCGCCCATTGAAAAAGTCCCGCTGATAGGCTTTTTCCGCCCCCCAACAGCCATTGTTCATTACCACAGTCACGGTATTGATGTTATGATCCACGGCGGTGGACAATTCGGAAATCGTCATCCCAAACCCACCATCCCCCATCAGGGACACTACGGGCCGATCAGGCTGCGCGCATTTAATCCCCAGCCCACAGGCATAGGAAAAGCCAACCAAGCCGAAATCCATCGGCGTGTGCAGTGATTTTGGCGACCAGTAATTCAGCGCATCCGTGGCCTGCAAACACAGCGTGCCTGCATCCATGGTAATCGCCGCGTCTTTTGGGATCACATCGCGGAACACTTTGAACAGGCCAGAGGGCTGGATCGGCCCCGCACCCATCATTGCCTCCGCATCACGTTTGGCCAAAAACGCACCGCGTTCTTCCTGAAATGTCGCGGTCCAATCGGCAATTTCATGGCGCTGCACGATCTTGCCAATGGCATCGGCAATCTGGCGCGCCGCACTTGGCGCATCCGCCCAAATGCCCACAGCTACAGGGAAAAATCGCCCAATCGCGGTTGGTTCCAGCTCTACCTGAATGATCTGCGCATCACGGTTGATGTTGTCATAGCTATAAAAAGTGGAGTTAAACCCCAGCCGCGTGCCCAGCGCCAAAATCACATCCGCTTCTTTCACCAAACGGGATGCCACAACATTACCGCGTGGCCCCATCTGCCCTGCATTCAATGGATGCCCAAACGGCACCGCATCGCCGTGACCTGGGCTTGTCACAATCGGACAGTTCACC
Proteins encoded in this window:
- a CDS encoding thiamine pyrophosphate-binding protein, whose amino-acid sequence is MGVMSGGQAAVAAIEVEEVKTVFGLIGSATMEMFDALYDSESINFVGVHDERTGTHMADGYARVSGETGVILAGQNGPGATNLVTGLGQAKAAFSPVVSIAGALASGHVYRDAFQEVDQQAIFTPVTKKTWTATGTDRVPEMFREAFRTALSPRRGPVQLNLPRDVLSGQHDFEDLQRPNAYRNTSLPSAGAQGVVAAAELLQNARKPVIVAGGGIKNTGGHKAAIYLAETVNCPIVTSPGHGDAVPFGHPLNAGQMGPRGNVVASRLVKEADVILALGTRLGFNSTFYSYDNINRDAQIIQVELEPTAIGRFFPVAVGIWADAPSAARQIADAIGKIVQRHEIADWTATFQEERGAFLAKRDAEAMMGAGPIQPSGLFKVFRDVIPKDAAITMDAGTLCLQATDALNYWSPKSLHTPMDFGLVGFSYACGLGIKCAQPDRPVVSLMGDGGFGMTISELSTAVDHNINTVTVVMNNGCWGAEKAYQRDFFNGRYIGADVSSPDFAKAAELYGAVGYSVDEIGEVGDAITAALACGKPAVVDVAVDPNALYSFRRDSFKHRGG